A stretch of DNA from Pseudomonadales bacterium:
GGACTCCAGCTGGATGCCATAGAGTCCGCTCTCGAAATCCGCAAAGGCCGGCGCATTCCCATCAACCTGGCCGGAGCAATCGGTGCGGTGCTGGCCGATCTCGGATTTGATCCTCTGGTGATCGGCGGACTCGGCGCGCTCACCTATGGCATGGCGCTGCTTGCGCACATCACCGAAGAGATCCGGGAAGGCGTGCCGCTGCGCATCATCCCCGAAGCACTCGGCGCTCACTACTCGGGTCCAGCCGAGCGACATCTTGGAGACGGATCGTGATTCCACCCTACTCGCACTATCCCGCCCGGGCCGCCCGGCACTGGCCGGACCGGATTGCCGTGGTCGATGGGCAACGCAGCTGTACCTATGCAGAACTCGACGCACGCGCCACGGCGATGGCGATCACGCTGCAGCAGCAGGGCCTGAGAGTGGGCGATCGGGTTGCCGTGCTGCAACAGAACCGCCTCGAGTACGTGCTGGCGGTTATCGCAGTGGCCAGAGCAGGCGGGGTCCTGGTACCACTGCTCGGGGCACTCACGGCCACCGAACATCGGCACATCCTGCGCGATTGTACTGCGGCCTTCGGCATTGCGCTGTCACCCGAGCGTGCACCGCATCTGCGCGATGTGGCGGATGGCACCCTGAGGCTGCTCGCCTTCGGAGCCGTTCCCGACATGGTGAATCTGAATCTCACCCAGCCTGGTGATGCCATTGCGCTCGAACCGGTGGACCGGCCACCAGCTGAGCTTGCGCAGATCCTCTACACGTCCGGCACGACCGGACTGCCGAAGGGCGTAACCCACAGCTACGCCAGCGTGGCGGCTGCAATGAATTTCTGGGCCCAGACTTTCGATCTCGGAACCGACGACGCGCTGCTGGGGCAACTGCCGCTCAGTCACTTCGGTGGTCGTGCAATGGACAGCTGCTGGGTCGCCGGTGCGCGTCTGGTGATCCTGCATGAGGCGAAGCCGGCGCTCATCCTGCAAACCATCGCCGAACAGCGCATCACCATGATGCTGGTCGTTCCGACTCTGCTGCGCATGTTGCTCGACGACTCCGCCGCGGCTTCCTGCAATCTCGACAGCCTGCGGGCCGTCGTCTATGCCGCCTCCCCCGCCGCGCCCGCACTGGTGCAACGGGCTGGTGAGCGGCTCGGATCGGTGCTCTATACCGGTTTCGGTCAGACCGAGGCCTATGGACTCAATACTCTGATGGGACCCGCAGAACACGATCAGGCTTTGACCTCTGCCGGCAACCGCCTGTCCTCGGTCGGACGACAATGTCCCGCGGCCCAGGTTCGGCTATGCGATGAATTCGGTACAGACGTACCACTGGGTGAGGTAGGCGAGATCTGGGTCTGTGCCCCCTGGACGACGCCGGGTTTCTGGCAGCGACCCGATCTCGACGCACAGCGCCTCCAGCGGGGCTGGCTGCGAACGGGCGATCTCGGCCGGATGGATGATCAGGGATACATCTACCTCGCCGATCGTCGCGAGGACATGATCATCTCCGGCGGCTTCAACATCTATCCCGCCGAGGTCGAGAACTGTCTGATGAACCATTCCGCAATCGCCGAATGCGGTGTGTTTTCGGTTCCCGATCCCAAATGGGGAGAAGCCGTGCATGCATCCGTGGTCCTCCGTACGGGGGCTTCGGCAACAGCGGACGAGATCATCGAATTTGCCCGTCAGTCACTCACCCGCTACAAGGTTCCCAAAGAGATACACATCGTCGATCTGTTACCGAAAACCGCGGTCGGTAAGATTCTGCGCCGCGAGTTGAGGGCTCCGTTCTGGGATAAATCGCAGAATGCCATTCATGGACCGGAATGAGCGCGCCGACCGCCGTTACCTGATCAATCCGAACTGTCCTGATCCAGCGCCCCGAATATGTCTCCCGAATCCTCCGGTGCGGGTATTTCGGTGATCCGCTCCGGCACATTGTCGTATTCGAGTCGCAGCGCCCGGCACATGGTGGCGTGCATGTCGTACATGCAGGTGATGTAGGTCAGCTCGAGGATTTCTTCGTCGCTGAGGTGCTCCTTGAGGGCGTCGAACAGATCGTCCGGAGTGCGGCCACCTTCGAGAACCAGACAATCGGTGTAGGCAAGCACCATCCGCTCGATAGGGCTGAAGCAGTCCGCGATCTGCCAGTTGGGAATCGCCTCGATCTGTTCTTCTGAAAAACCCAGGTAGCGCATGGATTTGCAGTGCTGGGAAAACACGAACTGACTGCCGCGCGCATAGCCGGCCCGGGTCTGGCCCAGTTCCCGCAACTGTGGTTCCAGTGATCGTTTCGGACTGCGGTAGAGTCGAAACCCCGCAACGCTGTGCTCAAAACAGTCCGGCACCAGAGCGAATACCGTCCACCAGTCGCCCGGGGTTCCGGTGTCCGTACCTGGTTCCGCGACCGGGTCCCGGTCACCGAAAAGAAAACTGTACATGCGCTGGATCTCTTCCGGCGCTTCTTCCTTGCTGACCTGGCGTAGTCTGGGCATATTTCGGCTCCTGATGCAGGCGTGCACGAGTGCACACCTGCACTGGCGAATGCGCGCTCCGGGGAACGTGCGCTTCTGGGAGAACGCGCGCTGCGAAGCACTCCGTCCCGTTGAACGCTCATTATGGTGCCCGCAGCAGCGGATGACTACGGAAAAGGGGAACTTGAGGACGCGCGCTGCGCTGGCTCCAGGCAATCCTGCCCGCGCCTGCGCGAACTTCGTGCGGACTGCTCCGCTCGGTCCGCCAGGGTGAATCAGTGGGCGATGGCGTGGGTGAAGCTCGGTGTGAGAGGACGGCCCATCGCATAGGAGTCGAGTACGAACTCGCGGATCACCGACAGTGAGCCGTCTCCTTTGCAACCGCGTTCCCGAAGCAGCTCCTTGAGCATGCCGGCTTCGATTTCCGCCTCGAACTGGGAGTCGTACGGGCCGACATCCACCCCCTCCCGGGTGTGGAAGAACCACTTGCCATCGCTTAAGAAGACACGTTCAGAACGAAACCATGTCTTGCGTTTTTCATTCTCGCGTACTGCATGCATAGTGCTTGGCTCGCATTCGAATCAGGACGGAGTGTCAGGTCTGGCCTGCGCAGAGTCTGTAGTCCAGATGTGAAGGATTCCACACTTTTTTTCGACGACTTGTAGGCCTAACTCTTTGTAAAACAATGTTTTTTTCATGTTCTGACTAACAAGGCAACCGCTGTACCCATGCTCCCCGCCCCGCCTCCGAGATCCGCCTTCCCCTGGTACCTGGCCAGCTCCGGCCTGTGGATGGCCGGCATCAGTCTGCAGGGATTTCTGTTTACCTGGCTGCTGATCGGGGTGCTGGAAACTCCGGCCGCTGCTGCCGGAGCGGCGCGTTCCATCGCGGAATTTCCGCCGCTGCTGGTTCTGCTCCTCGGTGGCCTGCTCGGCGACCGAATCGAGGGGCGTCGCTATCTCGGCGCGATGCACCTGCTGATGGCACTGCCTCCCCTGCTGATCGCTGCCGTATACCTGGCCGGTCTGCTCAACTACTGGTGGGTGGTGGTGTTCGGCATCCTCACAGCGAGCATTCAGGCGCTCTCCGATCCGGCCAGACAATCGGCCCTGAGTCGGGTCGCCCTGCTGGACGTGCAGCGGGCGGTGACGGTGATGACCGTGTTCACTTCCCTGGTAGGCATCGGCGGAATCTATCTCGGGGGCAATCTCGAACGCCTCGGACTGGGGCCGGTGCTGCTCGTGCAGTCGGGCCTGTTTCTGCTGGGTCTGATCGCCGTTGCGCACCTGCCCCGAATGCCCATACCCGCTGCGGCGGCGATGCGGCTGCGCGAAGGACTGCAGACGCTCTGGCAGGTACCACTGATCCGCAACATCATCGGCTTGAACCTGCTGTCGAGCCTCTTCAACGCAGGCGCCTACATCATCGCCATCCCTTTTATCGTCAAAGCGGTTTATCTGGGCGGCGCAGAGATGTTCGCCACGGTCATGATCGTGTTCACAGCGGGCAGTGTCGGATCGAACATTCTGCTGCTGTTCTTCATGCCGCTGCTGCGACCGGGACGACTGTTTCTCTACATGCAGCTCACCCGGATCGTCGTGCTCGGGATACTCATGCTGCAGCCCGAGCCCTGGCTGTTCTACTTCATGATGTTCTGCTGGGGACTGAACATGGGTGTTACCACGACGCTGGTGAGGGCCACTGTGCAGGAGCTGGCACCGCCCGCAGCACGGGCACAGATACTGTCGGTGCTGCTGCTGAGCTTTCTGGTGTCTTCACCCTTGAGCTCACTGCTTCTGGGTCTGCTGATCGCAGAGACCTCCCCGCTGGATGCCCTGCTGCCCGGCATCGCAATTTCTCTGCTGATCTTCCTGCTCGGTGCCAGGAGCAGCGGACTGTGGGACTACCGCTCGACCGGACTGCCGCTGCAGCTG
This window harbors:
- a CDS encoding AMP-binding protein codes for the protein MIPPYSHYPARAARHWPDRIAVVDGQRSCTYAELDARATAMAITLQQQGLRVGDRVAVLQQNRLEYVLAVIAVARAGGVLVPLLGALTATEHRHILRDCTAAFGIALSPERAPHLRDVADGTLRLLAFGAVPDMVNLNLTQPGDAIALEPVDRPPAELAQILYTSGTTGLPKGVTHSYASVAAAMNFWAQTFDLGTDDALLGQLPLSHFGGRAMDSCWVAGARLVILHEAKPALILQTIAEQRITMMLVVPTLLRMLLDDSAAASCNLDSLRAVVYAASPAAPALVQRAGERLGSVLYTGFGQTEAYGLNTLMGPAEHDQALTSAGNRLSSVGRQCPAAQVRLCDEFGTDVPLGEVGEIWVCAPWTTPGFWQRPDLDAQRLQRGWLRTGDLGRMDDQGYIYLADRREDMIISGGFNIYPAEVENCLMNHSAIAECGVFSVPDPKWGEAVHASVVLRTGASATADEIIEFARQSLTRYKVPKEIHIVDLLPKTAVGKILRRELRAPFWDKSQNAIHGPE
- a CDS encoding carboxymuconolactone decarboxylase family protein, translated to MPRLRQVSKEEAPEEIQRMYSFLFGDRDPVAEPGTDTGTPGDWWTVFALVPDCFEHSVAGFRLYRSPKRSLEPQLRELGQTRAGYARGSQFVFSQHCKSMRYLGFSEEQIEAIPNWQIADCFSPIERMVLAYTDCLVLEGGRTPDDLFDALKEHLSDEEILELTYITCMYDMHATMCRALRLEYDNVPERITEIPAPEDSGDIFGALDQDSSD
- a CDS encoding DUF6316 family protein; this encodes MHAVRENEKRKTWFRSERVFLSDGKWFFHTREGVDVGPYDSQFEAEIEAGMLKELLRERGCKGDGSLSVIREFVLDSYAMGRPLTPSFTHAIAH
- a CDS encoding MFS transporter; protein product: MLPAPPPRSAFPWYLASSGLWMAGISLQGFLFTWLLIGVLETPAAAAGAARSIAEFPPLLVLLLGGLLGDRIEGRRYLGAMHLLMALPPLLIAAVYLAGLLNYWWVVVFGILTASIQALSDPARQSALSRVALLDVQRAVTVMTVFTSLVGIGGIYLGGNLERLGLGPVLLVQSGLFLLGLIAVAHLPRMPIPAAAAMRLREGLQTLWQVPLIRNIIGLNLLSSLFNAGAYIIAIPFIVKAVYLGGAEMFATVMIVFTAGSVGSNILLLFFMPLLRPGRLFLYMQLTRIVVLGILMLQPEPWLFYFMMFCWGLNMGVTTTLVRATVQELAPPAARAQILSVLLLSFLVSSPLSSLLLGLLIAETSPLDALLPGIAISLLIFLLGARSSGLWDYRSTGLPLQLPVKT